A single genomic interval of Bradyrhizobium sp. AZCC 1693 harbors:
- a CDS encoding acyl-CoA dehydrogenase, giving the protein MTYRAPISDILLALNHGAGLQAAVKAGHYGDFDGDITAAVLEEAGKFAGDVLAPLNRVGDEHGIKLADDKVTTAPGWPDAYQRWIAGGWNAVSGPEAFGGQGLPMAINAACTEIWSASNIAFGLCPLLTLSAIEALDAHGSDELKQIYLEKLVSGEWTGTMQLTEPQAGSDVGALRTRAERMPDGSYRIKGTKIFITYGDHDMTDNIVHFVLARLPDAPAGTKGISLFLIPKFMVNADGSLGARNDIYPSGVEHKLGMHASPTCTMTMGDHGGAVGYLIGEENKGMLCMFTMMNQARLGVGLEGVGIADRAYQQALAFAQERKQGRAVGKKGDGLDPIIVHPDVKRMLLQMRSLTAAARSICYATAVALDISTRATDAKVRADAAARGALLTPIAKAFSTDIGNEVTSLGVQIHGGMGFIEETGAAQHYRDARITSIYEGTNGIQSIDLVTRKLAANGGASVWALLDELGGIVKQVEASNDPAFGTTGAKLRDALGSLERASKWLLERVASAPNDALAGATPYLRLFGSTLGGCMLAGEALAAKGNGEAGGDPQRYVTVARFFAENVTVQAGSLEKTVTDSADAVNGADAVLLG; this is encoded by the coding sequence ATGACTTACCGCGCGCCGATCTCCGACATCCTGCTCGCGCTCAACCACGGCGCCGGCCTGCAGGCGGCCGTGAAGGCCGGCCATTATGGCGACTTCGACGGCGACATCACCGCCGCCGTGCTGGAGGAAGCCGGAAAATTCGCCGGCGACGTGCTGGCGCCGCTGAACAGGGTCGGCGACGAACACGGCATCAAGCTCGCCGACGACAAGGTGACGACCGCGCCCGGCTGGCCGGACGCCTATCAGCGCTGGATCGCTGGCGGGTGGAACGCGGTGTCGGGCCCGGAAGCCTTTGGCGGCCAGGGCCTGCCGATGGCGATCAACGCCGCCTGCACCGAAATCTGGAGCGCGTCGAACATCGCCTTCGGCCTCTGCCCGCTGCTCACCCTCTCCGCCATCGAGGCGCTCGATGCCCATGGCAGCGACGAACTGAAGCAGATCTATCTGGAGAAACTCGTCTCCGGCGAATGGACCGGCACCATGCAGCTCACCGAGCCGCAGGCCGGCTCCGATGTCGGCGCGCTGCGCACTCGCGCCGAGCGTATGCCCGACGGCAGCTATCGCATCAAGGGCACCAAGATCTTCATCACCTATGGCGACCACGACATGACCGACAACATCGTGCATTTCGTGCTGGCCCGCCTGCCCGATGCGCCCGCGGGCACCAAGGGCATTTCGCTGTTCCTGATTCCGAAATTCATGGTCAATGCCGACGGCTCGCTCGGCGCGCGCAACGATATCTATCCGTCCGGCGTTGAGCACAAGCTCGGCATGCACGCCTCCCCCACCTGCACCATGACGATGGGCGATCACGGCGGCGCCGTCGGTTACCTAATCGGCGAGGAAAACAAGGGCATGCTCTGCATGTTCACGATGATGAACCAGGCCCGCCTCGGCGTCGGCCTCGAGGGCGTCGGCATTGCCGACCGCGCCTACCAGCAGGCGCTGGCCTTTGCGCAGGAACGCAAGCAGGGCCGCGCCGTCGGCAAAAAGGGCGACGGGCTCGATCCCATCATCGTGCATCCCGACGTCAAGCGCATGCTGTTGCAGATGCGCAGCCTGACGGCCGCGGCGCGCTCGATCTGCTACGCGACGGCAGTGGCGCTCGACATCTCCACCCGCGCCACGGATGCCAAGGTGCGGGCCGATGCCGCCGCGCGCGGCGCGCTGCTGACGCCGATCGCAAAGGCGTTCTCCACCGATATCGGCAACGAGGTGACGTCTCTCGGCGTGCAGATTCACGGCGGCATGGGCTTCATCGAGGAGACCGGCGCCGCGCAGCATTATCGCGACGCGCGCATCACCTCGATTTATGAGGGCACCAACGGCATTCAGTCGATCGACCTCGTGACGCGCAAACTCGCGGCAAACGGCGGCGCATCGGTGTGGGCCCTGCTCGATGAACTGGGCGGCATCGTCAAGCAGGTCGAGGCCTCGAACGATCCCGCCTTCGGCACCACAGGCGCAAAACTGCGCGACGCCCTCGGCTCGCTCGAACGCGCCAGCAAATGGCTGCTGGAGCGCGTGGCGTCTGCGCCGAACGACGCGCTCGCCGGCGCCACGCCTTATCTGCGCCTGTTCGGCTCGACGCTCGGCGGCTGCATGCTGGCCGGCGAGGCCCTCGCCGCAAAGGGCAATGGCGAAGCCGGCGGCGATCCGCAGCGCTACGTGACGGTCGCGCGGTTCTTTGCCGAGAACGTGACCGTTCAGGCGGGATCGCTGGAGAAGACGGTGACGGATAGCGCGGACGCCGTGAACGGCGCGGATGCGGTGTTGCTGGGGTGA
- a CDS encoding GcrA family cell cycle regulator, translated as MSWDAKDVALLKELWAAGRSAGQIASRLGYSRNAVSAKLKRLGHKRGHKPPTANPRIVAVPTRKPALAAACARPVDRVVSTRKPVAKQTRELTKELTKRELYAMLANAVRNTG; from the coding sequence ATGAGTTGGGATGCGAAAGACGTAGCACTGCTCAAAGAACTCTGGGCCGCGGGCCGCAGTGCCGGTCAGATCGCAAGTCGGCTCGGCTATAGCCGCAACGCAGTCAGCGCGAAGTTGAAGCGCTTGGGCCACAAGCGGGGTCACAAGCCACCGACAGCCAACCCCAGGATCGTGGCCGTGCCGACGCGTAAGCCGGCATTGGCGGCAGCCTGCGCACGGCCGGTGGATCGGGTGGTGTCGACGCGGAAGCCGGTCGCGAAGCAGACCAGGGAGCTCACAAAGGAACTAACCAAGCGTGAGCTTTACGCCATGCTGGCCAATGCGGTCAGGAATACGGGCTGA
- a CDS encoding DUF1737 domain-containing protein: MKVYRYLTGKDDAAFCHRVTEALNRGWQLYGQPTLTYDDKRGEVICGQVITKDVEGKTYDPEMDLSKL; the protein is encoded by the coding sequence ATGAAGGTTTACCGATATCTCACCGGCAAGGATGACGCCGCATTTTGCCATCGGGTGACCGAAGCGCTGAACCGCGGGTGGCAGCTTTACGGACAACCCACTCTGACATACGACGATAAGCGCGGCGAAGTGATCTGCGGGCAAGTCATCACCAAGGACGTCGAAGGCAAGACTTACGATCCCGAAATGGATTTGTCGAAGTTGTAG
- a CDS encoding ring-cleaving dioxygenase, which produces MQLGGIHHLTAISAKPRDNLAFYTGLLGMRLVKKTVNQDDVSAYHLFYADGKANPGTDLTFFDFPAAPEQRGTNAISRTGLRVAGEKTLGYWRDRLKKAGAVARDIVEVDGRLTLPFEDGEGQRLVLVDDGGAGTASPWDRSPVPAQHQIRGLGPIVLTVHELSRTAFVLTEVMNMRRVRDYAAHGAQIHVFEMGEAKGESSPAAELHVLEDKDSPAARQGAGGVHHVAFRTPDEAQYHAWTQRLNELRVPNSGEIDRFYFRSLYFREPNGILFEIATDGPGFATDEPMETLGERLALPPFLEPRRAAIEAGLKPIS; this is translated from the coding sequence ATGCAGCTAGGCGGAATTCATCATCTGACCGCGATCTCGGCGAAGCCGCGGGATAATCTGGCCTTTTACACCGGCCTGCTTGGCATGCGGCTGGTGAAAAAGACCGTCAACCAGGATGACGTCAGCGCGTACCACCTGTTCTACGCCGACGGCAAAGCCAATCCGGGCACCGATCTCACCTTCTTCGACTTTCCGGCCGCGCCCGAGCAGCGCGGAACCAATGCGATCTCGCGCACCGGCCTGCGCGTCGCGGGCGAGAAGACGCTCGGCTACTGGCGGGATCGCCTTAAGAAGGCCGGCGCCGTGGCCCGCGATATCGTCGAGGTCGACGGCCGGCTGACGCTGCCGTTCGAGGACGGCGAGGGGCAGCGCCTGGTGCTGGTCGACGACGGCGGCGCGGGCACGGCCTCGCCGTGGGATCGCAGCCCGGTACCGGCACAACACCAGATCCGGGGCCTCGGTCCGATCGTGCTGACCGTGCACGAACTGTCCCGCACCGCCTTCGTTCTGACCGAGGTGATGAACATGCGCCGCGTGCGCGACTATGCCGCCCACGGCGCGCAGATTCATGTCTTCGAAATGGGCGAGGCAAAGGGAGAGAGCAGTCCCGCTGCCGAACTGCACGTGCTCGAAGATAAGGATTCGCCTGCCGCGCGACAGGGCGCCGGCGGCGTCCACCACGTCGCGTTCCGCACGCCCGACGAGGCGCAGTATCACGCCTGGACGCAGCGCCTGAACGAGCTTCGCGTTCCCAACAGCGGCGAGATCGACCGCTTCTATTTCCGCAGCCTCTATTTCCGCGAGCCCAACGGCATCCTGTTCGAGATCGCCACGGATGGACCAGGCTTTGCGACGGACGAACCGATGGAAACGCTCGGCGAAAGGTTGGCGCTGCCGCCGTTTTTGGAGCCGCGAAGGGCGGCGATCGAGGCGGGGCTGAAACCGATTTCGTAG